DNA sequence from the Spirochaetaceae bacterium genome:
AAGGTAGCCGTACCGGAAGGTGCGGCTGGATCACCTCCTTTCTGCGAGAAAGGTAATACGCAGTTAGTGTATACTGCGAACCCCGCACAATCGTATCTCTCTTCCCTTTGCTTCTTTGTCATCACAAGCGTAGCTTGTCAATCTTTTTAAAACCCCTCTTCTTTGAGGGGTTTGTTGCTTTTATTTTGCCTTGACTTCGTTTTAAAAATAGGGTATTATGTGAGTATAAAAAACTTGGGCCAGCAAAGCTAACCCAAGAAAATTAAGACTATACGCTAATATAGCCTTTGTACGACTACGAGCATGAACATTAGAACGAACAGTGCTCGTAGTATTTTTTTACCTACGTACATTTGCTACCTCCTCAATTAAAATTGAAGCGGTACGCGGCTGTTCGCCATCGCCCACAGTGGGCTATAAGTTATTGTAACACACTTGTACCGTTTATTCAACTTAAATCTCCAAAAAATTCTATGCTATCATAGAATAGTAGTTATAGACATAACTACTATAAACATATTCTAAGTGAGGAAAGAGGAAATGGCAAATTATCAAGTTGTCTGGACGTGTAGTAAATGCGGTATGTCTTTACCACCGGTTAGTGGCACTAATCCAACTGCGGGGCGGCCAAATTCAAGCAACTGTTCTAAAGGTGGCAGTCATAATTGGACAAATACCTATCAACAAATCAAATAGGTAGATTATTTTTGTAACCCTCACTTTCTAAGGTGAGGGTTTGTTGCTTTAAGCACTAATCTACTTGACAAAGAATATATGATAATATATTATCATAATATGAATATGAATATGAATATGAATTAGGAGTGATGTATTTATGAATAAACCAAATATCTTTAAATTAGCTACCGGAGAACTAACTCAAGATGCGTTTTTGAGCTGGCTTTTACAATGGAGTGAAAATAAATATGCCGAAGTTGATTTGGAGCTTTATAATGTAGGGCAAAAATTTGTGCAATTTTTGCTTGATAAAGGTGATGATTATATAATTAATACCGTTAAGGTAGAGCGGCAATGGAGTAAAAGCAAAGCCGATATAGTAGCCACTATTAATAACGACTATTTTATTTTAATCGAAGATAAAACAAGTAGTGGCACTTGGAAAAAACAGTTAGAAAAGCATAAAGAATTTGCTACAAAACATTGTGAAAAATGCAGTTTAAAGCCAGTCCTTGTTTATTTAAAGACGGGTAATGAGAGTAAATATACTTTAAATTGGATAACCCAGCAAGGTTGTCGGCCTGTAGTTCGTGATGAAGTGTTAGCTATAATTAAGAAATATAACGGCACAAATGTTGTTTTAAGAGATTTTATTGACTATTTAGAATGGCTTGAAAAACGAACAGTTAGATATACCGAACGAAAATATTTACTCAGTGATTACGTGGCTTGTCAAGGTTTATATTTAAAGCTACAAGAAGATATTAAGGAAGCTAGTAAGTGGAAATGTATTTATAAAGGTAAAACTTGGTGTTTTGGTTATCATTTTAAAAAATTAGTGGTTGGTAAAATTTATATACAAATTGAAAATTCTTTTGCTGGGGGTATAAGCTTGATGATTAAATTGGAAGAATTTGATAAAAATAAAAATGTTTTGGAACAAGTTTTTGCAGGGATACAAAAATATGCTCAGCAAAACGGACTAGCTTTAATCAAGCTTGCTCGGTTTAACCCAGCTGATATTTCAACTGTAGGTAAAATAGAAAATGCCTTTAAATTTGATGAGCAAGATAAGTTAGACTATGCTGGTTTATTAGCAACTCTCGAAAAACTTGAACGAACACTCGATGATTATACATTAAGCAAGCAATAGTTTTAAAAGATGATAAATTAGAGATTGGGTAATGCGGTTTGCATTATAGGGATAAATAGTAAATCAAGCTAGACAAACCCTCTATCATCGTATATAATCTCCTTAAATTTATTCAAAATATCACGGAGGTTTTTTATGCCCAACCAAAAAATCAATATATTTTTAACTTTTACCGGCCAAGCCGAAGAAGCTATGAATTTTTATGCCGCCAATCTGCCGCAGGCTAAAATTACCCAGTGCGTGCCCTATGGCGCTGGTAACCCTATGATGGCCGCCGGCGAAGAAAACTTTATTATGCACGGCCAGCTGGAGTTTATGGGCCAAACTATTATGTTTTTAGATATGAGTAAGCAGTATCCGGCACCGGCCTTTGCGTGGTCAACTTCTATTTATATTGATTGTACCGATGAAGTAGAGTTTGATGCTGTCTTTGCCGCTTTAAGTAAAGAGGGCAGCGTAATGATGGGCCCGGAAAGTGTAGGCGATATTAAAAAATGCGCTTGGGTAACCGATAAATTTGGTATCACTTGGCAGCCGGTGTGGATTGGTTAAAGCCAGTAGTAGGCTTTAGGCGGTATTGCAAAGCTATAATTTCTATTAAAAATATTAAGCTATGAATGATAATTTGTTAATTAATAAAGTAACTGCCAACGATGTTGAAGCCGTTAATCAAATATTTAACGATGCTAAAACTTTTTTAAAAAGTCAAAATATTGACCAATGGCAAGATAGCAATGGTTATCCCAATAGTCGAGATGTAGCCGCCGATATAACTGGTGGTGAAGGTTATGTCATTAAGTTAAATGATAAAGCTATGGCTTACTTTGCTTTAAGCTTTGCCGGTGAAAGTACTTATCAGGTTATTGACGGCCAGTGGCTTAATAATAATAGTTATGCCGTTATCCATCGTTTGGCTATAAGTAATGATTATCGCGGGCAAGGTATAGCTGGGCAGATTTTTAAAAAAATTGAAAAAATATGTTTAGCTAATAACTGTAGTAATATCCGTATAGATACCCATAAAGACAATAAAATAATGCAGGCTGTGCTAGCTAAAGCTGGTTATAAATATTGTGGTGTTATTACTTTGCAGAGCAGGGCTAAGAGACTGGCTTACCAAAAAATTTTAGGAGACATTTAAGTAATGCCAAAGGAGAAAGCACAGCCGCTTTTGTAACTAGGCTGTTATCTTAAATTATTTTTTAATCATAGAAGTTTTATTCTAGAGCTTTTTCCAGCTATTTTGTTGCATAATTTTAACATATAAAATGGTGTGGAGTAGCATAGAGATAAAAAACCCATTGCCAAAACGCTCTGCTAAGTTGTTAGTTCTAAAACCCACCGTTTACCGTCATATATTTGCCGCGTTCACCTAATTCGCGGTGCGCTAAACGCATAACAAAGGCAAAGGGAGCATAAATAAATGAATATAGCACTGAAATATCCATTATAAAAATAAAAAAACCGGCAAAAAAACAATAGGTAAGAAAGTAGGCGGCTTTTTGTAACGATATATTATTGTCTTGTAATATTATATTCTTTTTCTCATATCTTAAAACAAGAAAGTAAAAAGAAAATCTCATCATAAAGTAGCACACAGGGAGTAAAGCAAGAAAATTAATTAACATAAAAGGAAAATCTGTAAAAAGAAATTCGATAAATCCCCTATAATCAGGCCCCCAGCTTACACCGCCTAAAGCTATATCCCGAATTAAAAAAATAACTAAGCCTATGGCTAGCTCGATAATTAAAATTTGTTTGCGGTACTTTATAGATAAGTTGATAAATTTAACCATTTTATTCTCCTTATGCTGCAATGTATTATAACACTTGCATGCTTGGGTTGTCAATAGTTTTTGTCTAATATAACATATTTTGTTTCAACCACTCTAAATAACGCTCCAGCAATGGTGTAGGGTTGGTTAATAACTTTTCAGCTAAAGGTTTAAGCGTGCTATACAAAGCTTTATTAGCTTCGTCTTCGAGGTTGGCCAATTTAAAACTAAAGCTGCCGGCTTGTTTTAAGCCGCTAAATTCGCCGGGGCCGCGCAGTTTTAAATCGATGTCGGCAATTTTAAAACCATCGGTGTTTTGGTATAAAGCTTTTAAACGTTCTTTGCCGTCATCGGTTAAATTTTCATGGTAAACTAAAAAACAATAACTTTGCAGATTACTGCGTCCTACCCGGCCGCGCAGCTGGTGCAGGGCGGCCAGTCCAAAACGTTCGGCGTTATGAATAACTATACTGGTAGCATTGGCCACATCAATGCCTACTTCGACAATGCTGGTGGCCAGTAAAACATCGATATGCCCTAGCGAAAAGTTATGCATTATCTGCCGTTTCTCTTCTTCGTCCAGTTTGCTGTGGATAAGGGCCAAGCGGTAATCTTTTAATTCACTGCCGCTAAGTTCTTTAAGGGCCTCTTCGGCAATTTTTAGGTCGCTGTTATCGTATTTTTCAGTACTATCTTTTTCGCTTTGTTCGATAAGCGGGTAAACAAAATAAGCTTGATGGCCTTTATTTAATTCATTTTTGACAAAATTTAAAACTTTAGTCAGATTATTGCTAGAAGCTAAATGAGTTTTAATGGCTAAACGCCCTTGCGGTAATTCGGTAAGGCTGGCAAAATCTAGTTCGCCCAGCATGGTCATCGCTAAGGTGCGCGGTATAGGAGTGGCGCTCATCAATAAAAGGTCGCAATCGGCGCCTTTGCTTAGTAACCTATTGCGCTGCATAACCCCAAACCGGTGCTGTTCATCAACTATGACAAAGCCTAAGTTTTTGTAGGTTATATCGTTACTAAAGAGCACGTGCGTGCCCACCGCTAAATGAATGTTGCCATCATTTAATTGCTGGATAAGCTGCTTACGGCCGGCCGAACGTACATTACCGCTTAAAAAAGCAACCTCGATACCCAAAGGGCGTAGCAGTTTGTCGGCATTTTCGGCGTGCTGGCGAGCCAGTAGCTCGGTGGGAGCCAGTAAAGCCACTTGGTAACCGGCCTGTATATAACAACAAGCGGTGAGTAAGGCCACTAAAGTTTTGCCGCTGCCCACATCGCCTTGCAGCAGTTGCCGCATTACATAACCTTGCTGCGCGGCCTGTAATAGTTGCTGAATAGCTGCCTGTTGGCTAGCCGTTAGCGAAAAAGGCAAGCGCGCTAATCCTTGCTGCATTAAGGATAAAGGCAAATTACGCGCCGGCCGGCCGGTTTGCTGTTGGAGTAATTTTTTACGGCAGAGCGATAAGGTAAATAAAAATAATTCTTCGGCAATTAAAAAACGCGTGGCTTCATCAATTTCACTACGATTAATAGGAAAGTGCAGTCCGTGCAAATAACTTTTTTTATCTTTATCAAATTTTTGGCCGGTTATTATCTGCTGCGGTAATAAACTATCAATCTTTTCGGGCAGTAACTCAAAGGCGGCGGCCATAAATTTACGCAATTTGGCTTGACTAAGCGAGGCCGAAAGGCCGTAAATGGGTAGTAACTTACCAAAATTGACGGGATTATCGCTATAATCTTCAAACTCAAAGCTGCTGCTTTGTATTTCATTATACTTTAAATTAAATTGCCCAAAAAGGTAAATTTTTTTACCGGCCGGTAATTTATCGGCCAAAAAACTGCGGCCAAAACACAGCAGGGCGGCGGTGCCCTCAAAATTATCTTTTAAGGTAATTTTAACGGTGGTTTTATCGCCGCGGCCAATAAAGCTGCTGCCGGTAACGGTGGCTATCACGCTGGCGCCATCAAGCTTGGCCGCTTCTTTAAAGCTTATAAAGTTAGCGCGGTCTTCGTAACGTACCGGATAATGCGCCAGCAAAGCTCCAATGGTGGTAATGCCTAAATTGGCAAAGGCTTTGGCACTTTCGGGGCCC
Encoded proteins:
- a CDS encoding PD-(D/E)XK nuclease family protein, which encodes MNKPNIFKLATGELTQDAFLSWLLQWSENKYAEVDLELYNVGQKFVQFLLDKGDDYIINTVKVERQWSKSKADIVATINNDYFILIEDKTSSGTWKKQLEKHKEFATKHCEKCSLKPVLVYLKTGNESKYTLNWITQQGCRPVVRDEVLAIIKKYNGTNVVLRDFIDYLEWLEKRTVRYTERKYLLSDYVACQGLYLKLQEDIKEASKWKCIYKGKTWCFGYHFKKLVVGKIYIQIENSFAGGISLMIKLEEFDKNKNVLEQVFAGIQKYAQQNGLALIKLARFNPADISTVGKIENAFKFDEQDKLDYAGLLATLEKLERTLDDYTLSKQ
- a CDS encoding VOC family protein — encoded protein: MPNQKINIFLTFTGQAEEAMNFYAANLPQAKITQCVPYGAGNPMMAAGEENFIMHGQLEFMGQTIMFLDMSKQYPAPAFAWSTSIYIDCTDEVEFDAVFAALSKEGSVMMGPESVGDIKKCAWVTDKFGITWQPVWIG
- a CDS encoding GNAT family N-acetyltransferase, producing MNDNLLINKVTANDVEAVNQIFNDAKTFLKSQNIDQWQDSNGYPNSRDVAADITGGEGYVIKLNDKAMAYFALSFAGESTYQVIDGQWLNNNSYAVIHRLAISNDYRGQGIAGQIFKKIEKICLANNCSNIRIDTHKDNKIMQAVLAKAGYKYCGVITLQSRAKRLAYQKILGDI
- the recG gene encoding ATP-dependent DNA helicase RecG, producing MLINELEQTLNSIKGLGPESAKAFANLGITTIGALLAHYPVRYEDRANFISFKEAAKLDGASVIATVTGSSFIGRGDKTTVKITLKDNFEGTAALLCFGRSFLADKLPAGKKIYLFGQFNLKYNEIQSSSFEFEDYSDNPVNFGKLLPIYGLSASLSQAKLRKFMAAAFELLPEKIDSLLPQQIITGQKFDKDKKSYLHGLHFPINRSEIDEATRFLIAEELFLFTLSLCRKKLLQQQTGRPARNLPLSLMQQGLARLPFSLTASQQAAIQQLLQAAQQGYVMRQLLQGDVGSGKTLVALLTACCYIQAGYQVALLAPTELLARQHAENADKLLRPLGIEVAFLSGNVRSAGRKQLIQQLNDGNIHLAVGTHVLFSNDITYKNLGFVIVDEQHRFGVMQRNRLLSKGADCDLLLMSATPIPRTLAMTMLGELDFASLTELPQGRLAIKTHLASSNNLTKVLNFVKNELNKGHQAYFVYPLIEQSEKDSTEKYDNSDLKIAEEALKELSGSELKDYRLALIHSKLDEEEKRQIMHNFSLGHIDVLLATSIVEVGIDVANATSIVIHNAERFGLAALHQLRGRVGRSNLQSYCFLVYHENLTDDGKERLKALYQNTDGFKIADIDLKLRGPGEFSGLKQAGSFSFKLANLEDEANKALYSTLKPLAEKLLTNPTPLLERYLEWLKQNMLY